A single Anatilimnocola floriformis DNA region contains:
- a CDS encoding DUF1559 family PulG-like putative transporter, translating to MKNLSRGFTLVELLVVIAIIGVLVALMLPAVQSAREAARRTKCQNHLRQIGLAVHNFEDSYKKLPANRYGDYDDSTAFGGPYENSKSWSWLSAILPFLEQSNLANQGDIPNQQLNQTTVLDSSIAVFHCPSDDIARIKTFFEKTRYLRGLKTGLTNYKGVQGANFCWGDWANGSSIGGDCEPWWKGDGVLYPMDWQLPKGLAAIKDGTSMTMLAGEDVWHETRATNSSPGYGLGYSWGHPVEANATAALPPNAKRPDGTPYAADDWTGHNGFRSKHPGGVQFVYCDGSVRFLQDSVALGLYRAQATIDGGEAAQ from the coding sequence ATGAAGAACCTCTCGCGCGGTTTCACACTCGTCGAACTGCTCGTGGTCATCGCCATCATCGGCGTGCTCGTCGCGCTCATGCTGCCGGCCGTGCAGTCGGCTCGCGAAGCCGCGCGGCGAACCAAATGCCAGAATCATCTCCGGCAAATCGGCCTCGCGGTGCACAATTTCGAAGACAGCTACAAGAAGCTCCCCGCCAATCGCTACGGCGATTATGACGACTCGACGGCGTTCGGCGGGCCTTATGAAAACAGCAAGTCGTGGAGTTGGTTGTCAGCAATCCTGCCGTTTCTCGAGCAGTCGAACCTCGCGAACCAGGGAGACATTCCGAACCAGCAGTTGAATCAAACGACCGTCCTCGATTCTTCGATCGCTGTTTTTCATTGCCCCAGCGATGACATCGCGCGGATCAAAACGTTCTTCGAAAAGACCCGCTATCTCCGCGGCCTCAAGACCGGGCTGACCAATTACAAAGGTGTGCAGGGCGCCAATTTTTGCTGGGGCGATTGGGCCAACGGCAGTTCGATCGGCGGCGATTGCGAGCCGTGGTGGAAGGGAGACGGCGTGCTCTATCCCATGGATTGGCAGTTGCCGAAGGGACTGGCCGCGATCAAGGATGGCACGAGCATGACGATGCTCGCTGGTGAAGACGTCTGGCATGAGACGCGGGCAACAAACTCATCGCCCGGTTATGGGCTGGGGTATTCCTGGGGGCATCCCGTCGAAGCCAACGCCACGGCAGCTCTGCCGCCGAATGCCAAGCGGCCCGATGGCACGCCTTACGCCGCCGATGACTGGACCGGCCACAACGGCTTTCGGTCGAAGCATCCGGGCGGCGTGCAGTTTGTCTATTGCGACGGCAGCGTGCGCTTTCTGCAAGACAGCGTGGCGCTCGGCCTCTACCGCGCTCAAGCGACCATCGATGGCGGCGAAGCGGCGCAGTAG
- a CDS encoding response regulator: MTKILVVDDSAVDRRLIGGLLQRNSAHEIAFAEDVGAALLALREQIPDLIVTDLHMPQRSGLELVAAVRLDYPGVPVILVTGQGRESLAAEALHHGAAGYVPKSLLAERLLDAVNETLSLTRGDKTYERLITCLRRCEFRFKLENDLALIDPLVDLVQQMVSGMALTDPTGRFRIGAAIREGLQNAVIRGNLELTTAEIPDSRAVRSDGELAAKVTARAQQSPYSSRGVDVEVIVLAEHVEIVIRDEGPGFAWQAPLAAARETATLGQSSKRGHVLMQAFMDEVTYNSAGNELRMVKRADALR, encoded by the coding sequence ATGACCAAAATTCTGGTGGTCGATGACTCGGCCGTCGATCGCCGCCTGATCGGCGGATTGCTGCAGCGCAACTCCGCGCACGAAATCGCGTTTGCCGAAGATGTCGGTGCTGCGCTCCTCGCGCTTCGCGAACAGATCCCCGATCTCATCGTGACTGATCTGCACATGCCGCAACGGAGCGGCCTCGAACTCGTGGCTGCCGTCCGTCTAGATTATCCCGGTGTGCCGGTGATTCTCGTTACGGGGCAAGGTCGCGAATCGCTCGCTGCCGAAGCGCTCCATCACGGTGCTGCCGGCTACGTGCCGAAGTCGTTGCTTGCCGAACGTTTGCTCGATGCCGTGAATGAAACGCTCTCGCTCACGCGGGGCGACAAGACTTACGAACGACTCATCACCTGCCTCCGCCGCTGCGAGTTTCGCTTCAAACTCGAGAACGATCTGGCGCTGATCGATCCTCTCGTCGATCTCGTGCAACAGATGGTCAGCGGCATGGCCCTCACCGATCCCACCGGCCGCTTTCGCATCGGCGCTGCCATTCGCGAAGGGCTACAAAACGCCGTCATCCGCGGCAACCTGGAACTCACCACGGCCGAGATTCCCGATTCGCGGGCCGTTCGGTCCGACGGTGAACTCGCCGCCAAAGTCACTGCCCGCGCTCAACAGTCCCCCTACTCATCGCGCGGTGTGGATGTGGAAGTCATCGTGCTGGCCGAGCACGTAGAGATCGTTATCCGCGACGAAGGCCCCGGCTTTGCCTGGCAAGCGCCGCTGGCCGCCGCGCGCGAAACCGCCACCCTCGGCCAATCTTCCAAGCGTGGCCACGTGCTCATGCAAGCCTTCATGGATGAAGTGACTTACAACTCGGCCGGGAATGAGCTGCGGATGGTAAAGCGAGCCGATGCCCTGAGGTAA
- a CDS encoding SH3 domain-containing protein, giving the protein MVHRVLIAALLFTLPAMAVAADQYPYTAYVAVDEVNVVSGPSTRNYATHRLYAGDEVQVYRREATGWLAIRPPEDSYSWIVADAVEETNDQGIYRVLIAVPAYIHSIDSAVRNFDYQVKLRPGELVEVVGEKTVKTAQGPETWLKIAPPAGEFRYIHINQISKSPPREADLAVAKEKTPPREYREVQVAVGTGVNRMKESMNALASLNAARREKPTQPAMVLSDLNGKVDSDVRLVEHQQPVNVARDYTASPDGFVKRKPRPIENTAGVPAPSSDLRMASREQMQNSIHGSPRSTNFQDLPAQSTTSTQPTSQSSGLKPAPAIRNDGPGFDALNATEKLKALDLELSSRISQPRETWNLESIRNKVQRIVDEGNSPTERGQARLLLEKIRKFEEAFDLPNDPILAARSKSGTASAADARYDGVGLLQPILDRDLRVSANYALVDSEGKPIAFVTPGPGMNLRRYENKPVGIYGKRGMVEKLNKPHIVAERVIELSTR; this is encoded by the coding sequence ATGGTTCATCGCGTACTTATCGCTGCCTTGTTGTTCACGCTGCCCGCTATGGCAGTGGCGGCCGACCAATATCCGTATACCGCTTATGTGGCGGTCGACGAAGTCAACGTCGTCAGCGGCCCCTCGACGCGCAACTACGCGACGCATCGGCTCTACGCCGGCGATGAAGTGCAGGTCTATCGACGCGAAGCAACTGGTTGGCTCGCGATCCGGCCGCCCGAAGATAGTTACAGCTGGATCGTGGCCGATGCGGTTGAAGAAACCAACGACCAAGGCATTTATCGCGTACTGATCGCGGTGCCGGCGTACATTCATTCGATCGATTCGGCCGTTCGCAATTTCGATTATCAGGTGAAACTCCGCCCGGGCGAACTCGTCGAAGTGGTCGGCGAAAAGACAGTGAAGACCGCCCAGGGCCCAGAAACCTGGCTGAAGATCGCACCGCCGGCAGGTGAGTTTCGCTACATCCACATCAACCAGATTTCGAAGTCGCCGCCACGTGAAGCAGACCTGGCTGTTGCCAAAGAAAAGACTCCACCGCGCGAATATCGCGAAGTGCAAGTCGCCGTTGGCACCGGTGTGAACCGGATGAAGGAATCGATGAACGCGCTGGCTTCGCTCAATGCGGCCCGTCGCGAGAAGCCCACGCAACCGGCGATGGTGCTCAGCGATTTGAATGGCAAGGTCGACAGCGATGTGCGACTAGTTGAGCATCAACAACCGGTGAACGTGGCCCGCGACTACACAGCCTCGCCCGATGGATTTGTCAAACGCAAACCACGGCCGATCGAGAACACCGCCGGGGTGCCGGCCCCTTCCAGCGACCTGCGGATGGCCAGTCGCGAGCAAATGCAGAACAGCATTCACGGTTCGCCGCGCTCGACCAACTTTCAAGATCTCCCCGCGCAGTCCACCACGAGCACGCAGCCGACGAGTCAGTCGAGCGGCTTGAAACCCGCCCCGGCGATTCGCAACGACGGCCCTGGTTTCGATGCCTTGAACGCGACAGAGAAACTCAAAGCCCTCGACCTCGAACTTTCTTCCCGCATCTCGCAGCCCCGCGAAACGTGGAACCTCGAATCGATCCGCAACAAGGTCCAGCGAATCGTCGACGAAGGGAACTCACCGACCGAACGCGGCCAAGCCCGCCTGCTGCTCGAAAAGATCCGTAAATTCGAAGAAGCCTTCGATCTGCCGAACGATCCGATCTTGGCGGCACGCTCGAAGAGCGGAACCGCTTCGGCTGCCGATGCTCGCTACGACGGCGTGGGGCTGCTGCAGCCGATTCTCGATCGCGACTTGCGGGTCTCCGCGAATTATGCCCTGGTCGACTCCGAAGGAAAGCCAATCGCCTTCGTCACGCCCGGCCCGGGCATGAATCTCCGCCGCTACGAGAACAAACCAGTCGGCATTTATGGGAAGCGAGGCATGGTTGAAAAGCTTAACAAGCCACACATCGTGGCCGAACGCGTGATTGAGCTGAGCACTCGCTAA
- the fliW gene encoding flagellar assembly protein FliW, producing MPRLPAGRDITDSIALLSQISCERVAVMQIDTSRFGAVRIEADDIILFPHGLIAFEDCRHWVLLSDADNDSLGWLQSVSRPEVALPVVSPRRFVPGYQVRVARNQLLPLELTQFDQAYLLTIVSQDGPSLTVNLKAPIVVNLDRRVGRQVITTDEQPVALVIAPRLAMPLRRSA from the coding sequence ATGCCTCGCCTTCCTGCTGGCCGTGATATCACTGATTCGATAGCTCTTCTCAGCCAGATCTCTTGCGAACGCGTGGCCGTCATGCAAATCGATACTTCTCGCTTCGGAGCAGTGCGGATCGAGGCCGACGACATCATCCTCTTTCCGCATGGATTGATTGCGTTTGAGGATTGCCGTCACTGGGTGCTACTCAGCGATGCCGACAACGATTCACTTGGCTGGCTGCAAAGCGTGTCGCGGCCCGAGGTTGCATTGCCTGTGGTCAGCCCGCGGCGGTTCGTCCCTGGCTATCAGGTGCGTGTCGCTCGCAATCAACTGCTGCCGCTCGAACTAACACAGTTCGACCAGGCGTACCTGCTCACGATCGTCAGCCAGGACGGCCCGTCGCTGACCGTGAATCTCAAAGCCCCGATCGTCGTCAACCTCGACCGCCGCGTCGGACGCCAGGTAATCACGACCGATGAACAACCAGTGGCGCTGGTGATCGCGCCTCGCTTGGCGATGCCGCTCCGTCGTTCGGCTTAG
- a CDS encoding DUF1501 domain-containing protein: MLTILGTADRGAKTCDRQSRRDFLKIGGMVMGGLSLPQLLAAEAQAGIGRSHKAIINVFLPGGPPHQDMWDLKPDAPSEIRGEFQPISTKVPGIEIGEIFPKIAAIADKCIFVRSVIGATGGHDAYQCMTGRPLNPAPAGGWPAAGAWISKLKGPVNQSIPPHLSMCYKTDHGPWGYDGDGGFLGIAHTPFKLVGGREETSKTDNMVLKGITLDRLQDRNNLLASIDHLKRDLDTSGKMAGLDTFTSQAVGILTSSALADALDITKESPETIEKYGAGDKKFRDDGAPKLTENFLIARRLVEAGARVVSLNFSRWDHHGQNFQAIKQDGPLLDRATAALITDLHERGLDKDVSVVVWGEFGRTPKINPQAGRDHWPQVSCALLAGGGMRTGQVIGATNRLGEHATERPVSFQEVWATLYQNLGLNLRSVREFDLRGRPQYLVDQGVEPMKEVV; this comes from the coding sequence ATGCTGACCATTTTAGGTACTGCTGATCGAGGCGCAAAAACCTGCGATCGTCAAAGCCGCCGCGACTTTCTGAAGATCGGCGGTATGGTGATGGGCGGCTTGTCGTTGCCTCAACTGCTGGCAGCCGAAGCACAAGCGGGAATCGGCCGCAGCCACAAAGCTATTATCAACGTCTTTCTGCCAGGTGGGCCGCCGCATCAAGATATGTGGGATCTGAAGCCCGACGCCCCGAGCGAAATTCGCGGCGAGTTTCAGCCCATTAGCACCAAGGTCCCCGGCATCGAGATCGGCGAGATCTTTCCGAAGATCGCCGCCATTGCCGACAAGTGCATCTTCGTTCGCTCGGTGATCGGCGCCACCGGTGGCCACGACGCTTATCAATGCATGACAGGAAGGCCGCTCAATCCGGCACCGGCGGGAGGTTGGCCGGCGGCAGGCGCATGGATCAGCAAGCTCAAAGGGCCGGTGAATCAGAGCATTCCGCCGCACCTCAGCATGTGTTACAAGACTGATCACGGGCCCTGGGGCTACGACGGCGACGGCGGTTTCCTCGGCATCGCCCACACACCGTTCAAACTGGTCGGCGGCCGTGAAGAAACGAGCAAAACCGACAATATGGTCCTCAAGGGGATCACGCTCGATCGTCTGCAAGATCGCAATAATTTGCTCGCCTCGATTGATCATCTGAAACGCGATCTCGACACCAGCGGCAAGATGGCCGGGCTCGATACCTTCACGTCGCAAGCTGTCGGCATTCTCACTTCCTCGGCGCTCGCCGATGCGCTCGATATCACGAAAGAGTCGCCCGAAACCATCGAGAAGTATGGAGCTGGCGATAAGAAGTTCCGCGACGACGGTGCGCCGAAGCTGACCGAGAACTTCCTGATCGCACGGCGACTCGTCGAAGCCGGCGCGCGGGTTGTTTCGCTCAACTTCAGCCGCTGGGATCACCACGGACAGAATTTTCAAGCCATCAAGCAAGACGGCCCACTGCTCGATCGCGCCACGGCTGCCTTGATCACCGATTTGCACGAGCGCGGTCTAGATAAAGATGTCTCGGTCGTCGTCTGGGGCGAATTCGGCCGCACGCCGAAGATCAACCCACAAGCCGGACGCGACCACTGGCCACAAGTCAGCTGCGCCTTATTAGCGGGCGGCGGCATGCGAACCGGTCAAGTCATCGGCGCCACGAATCGTCTCGGCGAACACGCCACCGAACGGCCCGTGTCGTTCCAAGAAGTGTGGGCCACGCTCTATCAGAATTTGGGCCTCAACCTACGATCGGTTCGCGAGTTCGATCTGCGCGGCCGGCCGCAGTATCTGGTCGATCAGGGCGTCGAGCCCATGAAAGAAGTCGTTTAG
- a CDS encoding CHAT domain-containing protein — MRCRHICSLLIALAFLTMSLRPTRAQEELDAETYNSILRAVQVANDNGRYKEAERYARQIKANDERYDPQNFIWRLLLGLSIKNQSRFEESRPLLESYVELCKKTYGDEIRTVEGLTTLGGLYVELDLLDKATAVLEEGLKMGVRTLGPDDDLTLAAQGNLALVYQSSGDWTRAVPMYRDIINRQHRLNRRELMRLNPICNLVLLYQSQGRFDLAESLTHYGLGLAKSFGLPTKHPKVITLLERLALSYQKQHRLTEALSILKQALQAAEGTLDANSAEIGSLCHNLSACYSELGDREKSRPFSERSIAIHIAVFGADHPRLCAQYGALGWDLINDEKYAEAETVLRRGLEIADRVTGVNAEASSALRTILGNALFLQGKLDDADKLLQQAVRDLEALGSDQNRRHDALRLQAQVQHERGDKPGAIRLLQKAIEVADASRVSTSGGEFERASYYSKFNYSHELLAAWQAELGETAAVFAAFEQARARTFLESMNQAGIDLWAGLSVEAKARGQEQQIKLTSRVSQLNTQWLELPVPSPREDAAVDQQRRQLARDLLIAKDSLYEFERNLRNSSQAYRQLIATQPKVFELSAVQQRLVGEKTLLLSYFVGYYNSYLLAISPTSAQLHELVVSERDAATLGLIAGPLTREDLQKVLLGDGKTGVLQRLASKEPLGDAEAKLHGLWNALLPEQLRGEVTGGKLEKLIVVPDGPLSLLPLEALIVERSPTVYLLDVAPPIEYTPSAAVLMTLTERPAVATQKEPVLTLGNPLYNRGDKTRSTHTPLPFTGTESRWVAETYRKANAPAVQFQGATATEANIRANISGREIIHLACHGSSDNTYGNFFGSLSVAPGQKVGDPQDDGELTLAEINSLDLKGCELAILSACLTNHGPQQQGEGVWALSRGFLVAGARRVVASDWIVDDAAAGSLISIFCSRLAQDRQAKKTADYSQALRDAKRWTRNQEKWQQPYYWAPFVFVGPK; from the coding sequence ATGCGTTGCCGACACATCTGCAGCTTGTTGATCGCGCTGGCATTTCTCACGATGTCGCTGCGCCCCACGCGAGCTCAAGAAGAGCTTGATGCGGAGACCTACAACAGCATTCTCAGGGCCGTGCAAGTCGCCAACGACAACGGCCGCTATAAGGAAGCCGAGCGCTACGCGCGTCAAATCAAGGCCAACGACGAGCGGTATGACCCGCAGAATTTTATCTGGAGGCTCCTGCTCGGCCTGTCAATCAAGAATCAAAGCCGCTTCGAAGAAAGCAGGCCGCTGCTGGAATCGTACGTAGAGCTGTGCAAAAAGACGTACGGCGATGAGATCCGCACGGTAGAAGGCCTGACGACGCTCGGCGGCTTGTATGTGGAATTGGACTTGCTCGACAAGGCCACGGCGGTGCTGGAAGAAGGGTTGAAGATGGGCGTGCGCACGCTCGGCCCCGACGACGATCTGACACTCGCTGCGCAGGGCAACCTGGCACTCGTGTATCAGAGCAGCGGTGACTGGACGCGCGCGGTGCCGATGTATCGCGACATCATAAACCGGCAGCATCGGCTCAACCGGCGGGAGCTGATGCGATTGAATCCAATCTGCAATTTGGTGTTGCTGTATCAATCTCAAGGACGCTTTGACCTGGCCGAATCGCTGACCCACTACGGCCTGGGACTCGCCAAATCGTTTGGCTTGCCCACCAAGCATCCGAAGGTCATCACGCTGCTTGAACGCTTGGCCTTGAGTTACCAAAAACAGCATCGCCTGACCGAAGCCTTGTCGATACTGAAGCAGGCGCTGCAAGCCGCCGAAGGGACACTGGACGCCAACTCTGCCGAGATCGGCTCGCTGTGCCACAACCTCTCCGCGTGCTACTCGGAACTTGGTGACCGCGAAAAGTCGAGACCATTCAGTGAGCGGTCGATCGCAATCCACATTGCCGTATTCGGCGCCGACCATCCGCGGCTGTGTGCTCAGTACGGCGCGCTGGGATGGGACCTGATCAATGACGAAAAATATGCCGAAGCCGAAACGGTGCTGCGGCGCGGCTTGGAAATCGCCGACCGCGTGACCGGCGTGAACGCGGAAGCTTCGAGTGCGTTGCGAACGATACTGGGGAACGCTCTCTTTCTGCAAGGAAAGCTCGACGACGCGGACAAGCTGTTGCAGCAGGCCGTACGGGACTTGGAAGCCCTCGGCAGCGATCAGAATCGGCGTCATGATGCGCTGCGTTTGCAAGCTCAAGTGCAGCACGAGCGCGGCGACAAACCTGGCGCTATCCGGCTGCTGCAAAAGGCGATTGAAGTGGCCGATGCGTCGCGAGTGTCAACGAGCGGCGGCGAATTTGAGCGGGCCTCGTACTATTCCAAGTTCAACTATTCCCACGAACTGCTCGCCGCCTGGCAAGCCGAGCTCGGCGAAACCGCGGCCGTCTTTGCCGCATTCGAACAGGCTCGCGCCAGGACCTTTCTGGAATCGATGAATCAAGCGGGAATCGATCTGTGGGCAGGCCTCTCGGTGGAAGCAAAAGCCCGCGGCCAAGAGCAACAAATCAAGCTGACCAGCCGAGTTTCGCAGCTGAATACGCAGTGGCTGGAGCTTCCTGTGCCCAGCCCACGCGAAGATGCTGCCGTGGACCAGCAGCGCCGGCAACTCGCGCGTGATTTACTGATCGCGAAGGATTCGCTCTATGAATTCGAACGCAATCTGCGGAACTCCAGCCAGGCCTATCGTCAACTCATCGCCACGCAACCCAAGGTGTTCGAACTGTCCGCAGTGCAGCAACGTCTGGTGGGTGAGAAGACGCTGCTGCTGAGTTACTTTGTCGGTTACTACAACAGCTATCTGCTGGCGATTTCGCCGACATCCGCCCAGTTGCACGAGTTAGTGGTCTCTGAGCGAGATGCAGCGACTCTCGGGCTGATTGCTGGACCGCTGACACGGGAAGATCTGCAAAAAGTTTTGCTCGGCGACGGGAAAACGGGCGTGCTGCAACGCCTAGCAAGCAAAGAGCCGCTGGGCGATGCCGAGGCCAAATTGCACGGGCTGTGGAATGCGTTGCTGCCGGAACAGCTGCGCGGCGAAGTTACCGGCGGTAAGCTCGAGAAGCTGATCGTTGTTCCGGATGGCCCGCTGTCGCTCCTACCGCTGGAAGCGTTGATTGTCGAACGCTCGCCCACGGTCTATTTGCTCGATGTCGCACCGCCGATCGAGTACACGCCCTCCGCAGCTGTCCTCATGACATTAACCGAACGCCCGGCAGTTGCCACCCAGAAGGAGCCAGTGCTCACGCTCGGCAATCCACTCTACAACCGCGGCGATAAGACGCGCAGCACGCACACGCCGCTGCCATTCACTGGCACGGAATCGCGCTGGGTGGCCGAAACATACCGCAAAGCCAACGCGCCAGCGGTGCAGTTCCAGGGAGCAACGGCTACTGAAGCCAACATCCGTGCAAACATTTCCGGCCGTGAGATTATCCACTTGGCCTGTCATGGGTCGAGTGACAATACGTACGGCAATTTCTTCGGCTCGCTGTCGGTGGCTCCCGGCCAGAAAGTTGGCGATCCTCAGGACGATGGCGAGCTGACTTTGGCGGAGATTAACTCGCTCGATTTGAAGGGATGCGAGCTAGCAATCTTGAGTGCTTGCTTAACCAACCACGGCCCCCAGCAACAAGGCGAAGGCGTGTGGGCCCTGTCGCGCGGGTTTCTGGTCGCGGGTGCTCGGCGAGTGGTGGCCAGCGATTGGATCGTTGACGATGCCGCAGCCGGCAGCCTGATCAGTATCTTTTGCAGTCGCCTAGCGCAGGATCGGCAAGCAAAAAAGACAGCCGACTATTCCCAGGCGCTCCGCGACGCCAAGCGCTGGACACGCAATCAAGAGAAGTGGCAGCAACCGTATTACTGGGCGCCGTTCGTGTTCGTGGGACCGAAGTAG